Proteins from one Triticum aestivum cultivar Chinese Spring chromosome 7A, IWGSC CS RefSeq v2.1, whole genome shotgun sequence genomic window:
- the LOC123149810 gene encoding translation initiation factor IF-2 has product MRKAPAAAAKPKPRARGKAKPKPKPSPDSLSAASSPSSASAGSPSPVALGRGLPSASKPKPRASARVRAKPKGKASPDSLSGASSPSDARAGSPSPSPVAVGRGGFLSPASLATPKARSPLTAAATSTPASVSSVGDLRSLAASSLAALKRRLDALHADNARDLEASHSRISKRIKMQTQSCVQMSEEVDKEHKKMLDKYSQQAEEMKASYKKLMTDVQSSSARVCKVTLPEMGKSVARAIDGLRTRYNIPATTA; this is encoded by the exons ATGAGGAAGGCGCCCGCGGCGGCCGCCAAGCCCAAGCCGAGGGCGAGGGGGAAGGCCAAGCCCAAGCCCAAGCCCAGCCCTgactccctctccgccgcctcctcgccttCCAGCGCCAGCGCCGGGTCTCCCTCTCCCGTCGCGCTCGGCCGCGGCCTCCCCTCCGCCTCCAAGCCCAAGCCCAGGGCGAGCGCGAGGGTGAGGGCCAAGCCCAAGGGGAAGGCCAGCCCCGACTCCCTCTCCGGCGCCTCCTCGCCGTCCGACGCCAGAGCCGGgtccccctccccctctcccgtCGCAGTCGGCCGCGGCGGCTTCCTCTCGCCCGCCTCGCTGGCGACGCCCAAGGCCAGATCCCCCCTCACCGCGGCGGCCACGTCCACGCCGGCCTCCGTGTCCTCCGTCGGCGACCTCAGGAGCCTCGCCGCCTCCAGCCTCGCCGCGCTCAAGCGCCGCCTCGACGCGCTCCACGCCGACAACGCCCGTGACCTCGAGGCCTCCCACTCGCGGATCTCCAAGCGCATCAAG ATGCAGACGCAGAGCTGCGTGCAGATGTCGGAGGAGGTGGACAAGGAGCATAAGAAGATGCTCGACAAGTACTCCCAGCAGGCCGAGGAGATGAAG GCATCGTACAAGAAGTTGATGACAGATGTGCAGTCGTCTTCGGCTCGTG TGTGCAAGGTGACCTTACCTGAGATGGGAAAGTCCGTGGCCAGAGCTATCGATGGCTTGCGCACTCGCTACAACATCCCAGCTACAACAGCTTAG